A single Altererythrobacter sp. BO-6 DNA region contains:
- a CDS encoding DMT family transporter — protein MTADAPAQRPLYALLLRLAAAATLSLMLALVKLASESGLALPEILFWRQLPTIPMILLLFWATGRLGSLRSSRMGQHGMRAILGLIGMMLNFGAVTLLPLAEATSFNFTSAIWAVILSALILHEKVGIWRWSAVALGFTGVLVIAQPGDGHIPLLGAAVALSAAFMIALISIYIRDLTKTEDSLTIVFYFSLFTVPLLAMTLPFTWEAKSAEQWFYLVALGISGLIGQYLLTSALRYGSVASVIVMDYSALIWATLLGWSLFDRLPTATTWLGAPLIVGAGLLIAWREHRLSRPTRNLTPEA, from the coding sequence GTGACTGCCGACGCACCTGCCCAACGCCCGCTCTACGCGCTGCTGCTGCGGCTGGCGGCGGCGGCAACCCTGTCGCTGATGCTGGCGCTGGTCAAACTCGCGAGCGAAAGCGGGCTGGCCCTGCCGGAAATCCTGTTCTGGCGCCAATTGCCCACGATTCCCATGATCTTGCTGCTGTTCTGGGCGACGGGTAGGCTCGGCAGTCTCAGATCGAGCCGCATGGGACAGCATGGTATGCGCGCCATCCTGGGCCTGATCGGCATGATGCTTAATTTCGGCGCAGTCACCCTCTTGCCGCTGGCCGAGGCAACCAGCTTCAACTTCACCTCGGCGATCTGGGCAGTCATCCTGTCTGCGCTGATTCTGCACGAGAAAGTGGGCATCTGGCGCTGGAGCGCGGTGGCGCTGGGATTCACCGGCGTGCTCGTGATCGCGCAACCCGGCGACGGCCATATCCCGCTGCTCGGCGCGGCGGTGGCCCTGAGCGCCGCCTTCATGATCGCGCTCATCTCGATCTACATCCGCGACCTGACCAAGACCGAGGATTCGCTGACAATCGTTTTCTACTTCTCGCTGTTCACGGTGCCGTTGCTGGCAATGACGCTGCCGTTCACCTGGGAAGCGAAGTCCGCCGAGCAGTGGTTTTACCTGGTCGCGCTCGGCATCAGTGGCTTGATTGGCCAGTACCTGCTGACCAGCGCGCTGCGGTATGGCAGCGTCGCCAGCGTGATCGTGATGGACTATTCCGCGCTGATCTGGGCGACCTTGCTGGGCTGGTCGCTGTTCGATCGCCTGCCAACGGCAACCACATGGCTGGGCGCGCCGCTGATTGTAGGTGCGGGGCTGCTCATCGCATGGCGCGAGCACCGGCTGTCCCGCCCGACACGCAATCTGACCCCTGAGGCTTAG